Proteins from a single region of Urocitellus parryii isolate mUroPar1 chromosome 4, mUroPar1.hap1, whole genome shotgun sequence:
- the Rnf183 gene encoding E3 ubiquitin-protein ligase RNF183 — translation MTEPQGREPEAECPVCWNPFNNTFHTPKVLDCCHSFCVECLAHLSLVTPARRRLLCPLCRQPTVLASGQPVTDLPTDTAMLSLLRLEPHHVILEGRQLCLKDQPKSRYFLRQPRVYTLDLGLEPGNQTAPSQDTAPATRPMPIPIPSHYSLRECFRHPQFRIFAYLMAVILSVTLLLIFSIFWTKQFLWGVG, via the coding sequence ATGACCGAGCCCCAGGGCCGGGAGCCCGAGGCTGAGTGTCCTGTCTGCTGGAACCCCTTCAACAACACATTCCATACCCCCAAAGTGCTGGACTGCTGCCACTCCTTCTGTGTGGAATGCCTGGCCCACCTCAGCCTGGTGACTCCGGCCCGGCGCCGCTTGCTGTGCCCGCTCTGTCGCCAGCCCACCGTGCTGGCCTCGGGGCAGCCCGTCACTGACTTGCCCACGGACACTGCCATGCTAAGCCTCCTCCGCCTGGAGCCCCACCACGTCATCCTGGAGGGCCGGCAGCTCTGTCTCAAGGACCAGCCTAAGAGCCGCTACTTCCTGCGCCAGCCTCGGGTCTACACACTGGACCTAGGCCTCGAGCCTGGGAACCAGACTGCACCTTCCCAGGACACTGCCCCGGCCACCAGGCCTAtgcccatccccatccccagccactaTTCTCTGAGGGAGTGTTTCCGTCACCCTCAGTTCCGCATCTTTGCCTACTTGATGGCTGTCATCCTCAGTGTCACTCTGCTGCTCATCTTTTCCATCTTTTGGACCAAGCAGTTCCTTTGGGGCGTGGGCTGA